GGAGAATAAGGCTGTTGAAGAGAGTATCGATTTTCTTATTCTTGACTGTCCGGTTAGCAGTATGAAATGGATGGTAGAGGAAGAAATGAGAAAAATGGATATCGGTTTGCCGATTTCGTATATGACTTTCTGTGGAAATGTTATGAATAGGATAAAACTAGGGTTCAGCTATGAAGATGCGGATGTTAGTAAGGCCATCGCCCAAATTGAAATTCCGGTTTTGGTCATTAACAGTAAAGTGGATACCGTAACACCTCAGTTTATGGGACAGGACATCTATGATGCGATTCAGGGGGAAAAGAAAAGAATCTGGACTGTGGAAGATAGTGAACATACAGAGATGTGGCTGGAGCATAATCAAGAATATAAAGATCGAGTGGATGAAATATTGAGTATGGTTGAATAGGGAAGTATGCGACAGGAACTGTTGCATTATATATCAGCAAGATAAGGGGCTTCATTACCAGATAGATTAATAGGCAATTTAGCTTTATAATTAATGCACGTTGTATCAATATGATAATAAGGGGTGAGTATTCATGCAGTTTGGTCTACAGTTGTTTGGTATATATGATATTTGTAAGAAGAATCCGGAAACTCTGTTTAAGAAATTGTCCGATATCGGATATCAGTATGTGGAACCATGTATTGCCTTCGGCAATCTGGGAGGGTTTGAACAGTCGATTTGGACAGTGGAAGAATTTGAAAGAATGCTTCCATTACTTAAAAAGCATTATCTTGAGGTGATTTCCTGCCATGTGTTTTCGTTGAATCTACAGGAGGCAGTACCTGAGATGAAACGACTGAGCGTACAGTATGGAATCCAACAGTTTGTGCTGAATTGCCCGGACGAACTGACAAAGGTACGAATGCAGGAAGTGGCATTTTCCTATATACAGGCGGCAGAGGAGATTTCGAAAGTAGGAGCACGAATTCTGATTCACAATGGTAGTTCGGAGATCGCTAAGAAAATAGACGGACGCTCAGCCTATGAGTGGTTTATGGATGCTTGTCTTGGCAGGGTGGATGCCCAAGTAGATGTAGGATGGTTGCTCTTTGCCGGAGAGGATCCGGAGCAGTTTTTGTGGCGTAACAAGGAACGAGTGAAATCAATTCATTATAAGGATTTTAAAACGCCGGGTAATCCGGATAGTGAGGTATATTTAGGACAGGGCGCTTTAGATGCTGTTGCGTGTTTTCAGTTTGCCAGGGCGATGGGAATTACGCAGATTATTGATCAGGATCAATCACAGGGGGATGTGTATGAGGATTTAAGAAATGCATATCAGCTGCTTGATGGACTTGGACAGTGCAGGGACAACACGGTAAGTTATTTAAATATAATGGATACAAAGACGGGAGAAGTGAAGGTTCTGCGTCGATATGAGCGTATCATTGAAGCGCCGAACTGGCTAAAGAAGGAGAATGTAATTCTTTATAATTCGGAAGGCTATATCTATCGGTATGATATTCAAAGTGATACAGAAATTCGCATTGAAAGTGGAGAATGTAATAACTGCAATAACGACCACGTAATCTCTGCAGATGAAAAGTGGCTGGCAGTCAGTCATGGACCCAAAGACGGTGGGTTCGCTTCCCGGATATATATCCTGCCGCTGATGGGGGGGATACCTAGGCTGGTAACACCAAATACACCAAGTTTTCTGCATGGATGGTCACCGGATGGGGAGAAACTCGCATACTGTGCATTTCGTGAGCATGATGGGCATCAGGAAGTGGATATTTACACGATACCGGCAGAGGGCGGAGAAGAGAAACGTCTCACGTTGGGCGGCTTCAATGACGGACCGGAGTATTCTCCCGACGGTAAGCATATATGGTTCAACAGTACCCGAACCGGTTTAATGCAGGTATGGCGGATGAATCGGGATGGAAGTGAACCGGTTCAAATGACAATGAACGAAAGCAATAACTGGTTTCCCCATATATCACCGGATGGGAGGAAGGTGGTTTATTTGTCCTACCGAAAAGGGGACTTAAAACCTACAGAGCATCTTCCTAATATGCAGGTGGAGCTTTGGATGATGAATTATGATGGTAGTGGAAAGCAACGAATGCTATCGTTCTTTGGCGGCCAGGGATCCATTAATGTGAATTCCTGGGCAGCAGATAGCCGGCATATTGCGTTTATTAGTTATGAGCTGATACACGGTATAAAATAGGTAAGCACTGAATCGTTGAAAAACTGTAATAACTGTAATAAAGAGTATAATGAGAAATATACAGATAATGAGGCTGTCCCAAAAGTATTATAAACTACCTAAAACTCTTTCTTTATGGTAAATCATTTTTATTCGGGTGGCAGCAACAGCAGCAAATGGGATGGTAGTTAATGATCCTTCCATATCGATCGAGTTCAAAATGGCAGCATTTCATTAGGCTATCCTTTAGCAATTGTCGTCCCCGTTGAACCCGGGACTTGGCACCTGATACGGAAATTCCCAGTCTTTTAGCCAATTCCACCTGGGATAAGCCTTCTATTTCTACAAGGTAAAGTGCTTGTGAGTATTTTTCCGGAAGGTCATCAATCATTCCTTTTAAGCCGGCTGCAACCTTTTGAGCCGGCTCTGAATCTACTATATTATTAATATTGTTAATAGCTCCTTCATCTTCTAAAGGAATCTCATCGATATCCTCTAATTTCATTTTTTCCTTTCGGTAATAATCAATGATTGTATTTCGCGCAATTTGATAAACCCAGCTATGAACTTTTGTACTTTCTTTGAGTGAATCAATATTGGAATGAATTTTGACAAATACGTCCTGCAAAATATCTTCGATTTGGGAAGGGTTAGAGACCCTTCGAGCTATAAATGAGCGAAGTGCTGAACTGAATTCTTCCCATATTTGCTCGGTACCATATTCCATACATTTCACCTGTACAACCTTTCTATCGATTTATATAAATGGCGGTATGAAGCAAATAATCAATTAATCATACCGCTACAGCTTCATTTTATTTCTACCGCGGAAAATGCTTAGCGTGCAATCTAACATAATTATGTAACTGATTTATTTATTATATAGATGTCAAAAACATCCTTTACTTAATTATAAAATAATATTTCTGGAAAGCAATAATGATTTTTCTTAGAGACTATATTAAAGTCCATTTCTTTCTATGACTTTCTTATACCAGAAGCCACTCTTCTTTATAATACGTTTCTGTGTTTCATAATCTATGTAAACCAGACCAAATCTTTTAGAATATCCCAATCTCCATTCAAAATTATCCATGAATGACCATACATAATAACCTGCAACATGAGCACCATCTTTTACTGCCCGGAAAACTTCTGATATATGATTATTAAGGTAGCTTATGCGCTCATCGTCATTTACTTTTCCATCCTTATCAATATCATCCTTAAATGCCGCACCATTCTCTGTTATCATTATTTTTATACCATCGTATTCCCTTTGTAAGTATAGCAACAGGTCATAAATCCCTTCGGGGTATATCTCCCATCCTGTATCCGTCTTATTTTTCCCGGTGTCAGCAAATGCTACCTGAAGAGGTGGTTTATCTGCATCATATGCCACAGAGTTAAAGGAATAATTGTTGATTCCTAAAAAGTCAATTGGCGTATGGATCACGTCCATATCACTACTAATAATGTCTGGAACTTTGGCAATGTTTGAAAACAGTTTATGAAGCTGCTCCGGATATTTTCCCTTCAGAATGGGATCCAGAAACCAGTTGTTCTGGAATTCACTATACCGTTTAGCAGCAAGTAAATCAGCTTCACTCTCCGAAGCAGGGTATACAGGATTGAGATTAAGTGAAATCCCAATTTCTCCGTTCATTCCCATTTCCCGATACGCACGAACTGTTTTACCATGGGCCAGCATTATATTGTGTGCTGCCTGTAAAGCGAATGAAAGGTCAGTAACAGCTGGTGGATGTCCACCATACCAATACCCAATAAAGGAAGATACCCAGGGCTCATTAAAGGTTATCCAAATGGGGACCTTATCCCCTAGTTCCTTGAATACATAACGCGCATATTGAACAAAATGGTCTACAACCTCCGGATTAGTCCATCCACCGATATCCTGTAGCTTCTGAGGCAAATCCCAGTGGTATAGGGTAGCCGCAGGGATTATTTTATTTTTTACCAGCAAAGTAACTAAGTTGCGATAAAAATCCATACCCTTTTTATTCGGTTCCCCTCTACCATCCGGAAATATACGTGGCCAAGAAATAGAAAAACGATAGGATTTGATACCTATTTCTTTCATGATTTTTATATCTTCTTCGTAGAGATGATAATGGTCACATGCAACATCGCCAGTATTATTGCCCCATATCATCCCAGGTGTATGAGTATATCGATCCCATATAGACTCACCTTTTCCATCCTCGTTATAGGCCCCTTCAATTTGATAAGCAGATGTAGCTGTACCCCATATAAAGTTCTCTGGAAAAACCATATTACTCATTCACAAATCTCCCTTCAAGGAACTGCTGTAGGATATATTTGCAGGGCTATGTGAGGTAAGTCATAGTTCCAGCTGTTACATCATGCAACAGTTCCTTCTTAAATAGAGCCAACTGCAGGTAAATTAATAATTACGATAGCTGCCAGGCCAATACTTATATACTTCTAGTAAGCGATATGATTTTTTATGAACATGAACAAGAACAACCACATCCGGAATTTGCTGATGGCTTATCATTTTCGGTTGATATGTCACAACAATTACTACTTGCATAGTTGATTGCTGGCATGGATCCACATCCGCATCCGGTCGGGGCCTGGCCATCCAGTGTACCACAACATTCACACTCAAATTCTTCTTTTACTACGCCTGCTACTGATTTTTTAAATTCAAACATAATTAACCCTCCTAAAATATTAAATGATTTTCTAACATTTTCTTGCTTTTTTAACTTAACCTTCTGAGTATTTATATAACGTATAAGACTTTACTAATTCGGCGAGTTCCTCCCAACCATCACAATTTTCTAATAAGAAAGATTTAGGATACTCCTTCATTTCTTCCCATGGTATCGATTGCAATTTGGGTTTGACTAGCATATGTATATGCAATTCATTAAGAAAGGAGTATAACCTGAATGCAAGAGGCTCTTTAATTTTTTCATGAATGGTATAAGAAAATTTACCTTCTACCATCTCAAATATTTCTTTAGCAATCGTTGGATTGCTTCGCCCCTTCAGCTGCCATTGATGTCTGAAATCATTTGCCATAGACATCCACTTGGTATCATCCTTCGGATAAACCATTCCCATTGCTCCTGCATCTTTATAACTCCATAAAGTCCAGGAAATACCGTGCTTTTCAAAGATATCAAGGCAATCTTTGACTAACTTTATCCCTTCTAGCAGCTTATCTTTCGGAAAATGTCCGCCTGTCTCTCCCGCCCAGAGTGCCATTCCTGTTTCTTCTCTTAATTTTGTAAAATAAGATATCTTTTCTTCCAATTGTGCTTTTCTTTCTTCAGCTTCCGTAGACATAAATACATGCTGTCCAGGATAAAAATGAAAAGAAATTGCCTGTTGATATCCGCCAAGGCTATCAAAAATGCTAAAGTCTTTGGCCCAATCATCTCCTTCCAGAAAAATAATATGATTCATATCCACATTCCTTATTTCTTGGATGACTTTCCTATAAAAATCATTAAAAGCAGAAATATTTGAAACAAAGCTAGGCTCGTTCAGTACATCATAGCCGGCAATTATAGGTTCATCCTTATACTTCTTTGCAATATAACCCCACAGCTTAATAACTCTTTCCCTTGCCAAAGCATCTTCCCAAAAGCCACTTACACCTGTTTCACTTCCACCATGTGAATCCGGGTTTTGTCCACCGGGAGAAGAATGCAGATCCAAAATTGCGTAAATTCCATATTTTCGACAGAGTGCGATTACGCGATCTAAATGCTTAAACCCGTTTTGAATATACTTACCAGGCTCCTGGTCATTTTCGAAATGCCAATAACCAAAAGGAAGACGTAATACATTAACGCCCAAACTTTTTATAAGAACGAAATCATCTTCATTTATAAAGCTGGTCAGAAATTCATCGAAAAAAAGATCGGCATTATCTTTACCATAAACCTCAGCATAAGTCTGACGAATTCTCTTCTCTGTGCCAGGTATCCTCAGCATAAAACTTTCAATGTCCATCCACGAACCTATTGAAAATCCTCTTAGTACGATCTTCTTATTGTTTCGCTTAAATTCTCCGTTTTCCACCTGAACAAATCCAGTCTCCATACGTGTCCCTCCTTTAATTAAACTCATATATTAAGACGGTCATGAAGCGACAAAGACGTAAAATTATGATAACAAATTTAATATATTTGCTTATAGACCCAATACGATTAACATTTGATATAAGTACCCAATGATAATTCCACTAGCTAAAACAAAACCGATATAAAGACCAATAACTCTTTTTTTCATGAAAGCTGAAATGCCTGCTATGACCCAGGCGCTGGTTGCCGGACCCGTTATCATGAATGCCATCATTGCTCCATCTCCTGCACCGCCATCCATTAACGCTTTCATGAGTGGAATGGCACCTTCGCCACTAACATAAAGAGGCAAGCCAATTAAAGCAGCTAAAGGAACGGAAAAGAAACTTTCCCCACTGAATAGAGACATGATTAATGAAGTGGGTACAAACGATTGAATAAGATAACCAAAACCAGCAAAGATTGCGAAGTACAGAAGTATTTGCTTTAAGCCAACATCGATTAAGGCCTGCCCGACTTCCTTGATTTTATATTTTTTTATAATGTTTGTAAAAGATTTATCATTAGATGATACCGGCTTGGATACAGGTGTAGGAGAACTGCACTCACATGTAGGTACTGATAATTGCTGCTCAGTTACTGGAATTGTAGAACTGCAACAACATGCTGTCTCTGAGGTTGTAGTACTGCAGTCACAAGCTGTCTCAGTAGTTATGGGGCCGCAACCACATGATTGAGAGGACTGACTTTTTGCAAATCGTAACTGGTCATCTAAAAAACTAGTCTTTTTCTCAATTAAATGTGTCAATCCGCCCGAAATCAGACCGATAGCGACTGAGGCTATGGTTAGTGCAATTGCGAATTTGAAACTGAGTATACCGGCAATCATAATAAAAGTGTCCGGGCTCATTAGTGGGGAGGAGGTTAGAAAGGCCATAACCGGTCCCCATGGCAATGCAGTAGATAACAATCCAATAACGACCGCCATTGTACCGCAGGCACATAATGGAGTAAAAGCTCCGAAAGCAACACTTGCAAGAGTTGAAACTTTTGGTCTGTTAATTAATGACTCTTTGAGCTTCTCCGCATTAACATAGACTTTCATTAGCGAAGCAGTAAGTATGGCTAAACCTAATGGCAGCCAGTTGTGATAAAGACTTGTTAATACTGACGTTATAGTATCCGCCAATAGTTCTGATAAATAATTAATAATTTCTTGCATTTTCATCCATCTCCTGATTTCTTATTTAAGTACATATTAATAGACGATGGATTATTGGAAAGGACGCAAAAATTTAATTAATTTGCCTGGCCCT
The nucleotide sequence above comes from Variimorphobacter saccharofermentans. Encoded proteins:
- a CDS encoding permease, whose protein sequence is MQEIINYLSELLADTITSVLTSLYHNWLPLGLAILTASLMKVYVNAEKLKESLINRPKVSTLASVAFGAFTPLCACGTMAVVIGLLSTALPWGPVMAFLTSSPLMSPDTFIMIAGILSFKFAIALTIASVAIGLISGGLTHLIEKKTSFLDDQLRFAKSQSSQSCGCGPITTETACDCSTTTSETACCCSSTIPVTEQQLSVPTCECSSPTPVSKPVSSNDKSFTNIIKKYKIKEVGQALIDVGLKQILLYFAIFAGFGYLIQSFVPTSLIMSLFSGESFFSVPLAALIGLPLYVSGEGAIPLMKALMDGGAGDGAMMAFMITGPATSAWVIAGISAFMKKRVIGLYIGFVLASGIIIGYLYQMLIVLGL
- a CDS encoding GH1 family beta-glucosidase, yielding MSNMVFPENFIWGTATSAYQIEGAYNEDGKGESIWDRYTHTPGMIWGNNTGDVACDHYHLYEEDIKIMKEIGIKSYRFSISWPRIFPDGRGEPNKKGMDFYRNLVTLLVKNKIIPAATLYHWDLPQKLQDIGGWTNPEVVDHFVQYARYVFKELGDKVPIWITFNEPWVSSFIGYWYGGHPPAVTDLSFALQAAHNIMLAHGKTVRAYREMGMNGEIGISLNLNPVYPASESEADLLAAKRYSEFQNNWFLDPILKGKYPEQLHKLFSNIAKVPDIISSDMDVIHTPIDFLGINNYSFNSVAYDADKPPLQVAFADTGKNKTDTGWEIYPEGIYDLLLYLQREYDGIKIMITENGAAFKDDIDKDGKVNDDERISYLNNHISEVFRAVKDGAHVAGYYVWSFMDNFEWRLGYSKRFGLVYIDYETQKRIIKKSGFWYKKVIERNGL
- the sigZ gene encoding RNA polymerase sigma factor SigZ, whose product is MEYGTEQIWEEFSSALRSFIARRVSNPSQIEDILQDVFVKIHSNIDSLKESTKVHSWVYQIARNTIIDYYRKEKMKLEDIDEIPLEDEGAINNINNIVDSEPAQKVAAGLKGMIDDLPEKYSQALYLVEIEGLSQVELAKRLGISVSGAKSRVQRGRQLLKDSLMKCCHFELDRYGRIINYHPICCCCCHPNKNDLP
- a CDS encoding glycoside hydrolase family 5 protein, with the translated sequence METGFVQVENGEFKRNNKKIVLRGFSIGSWMDIESFMLRIPGTEKRIRQTYAEVYGKDNADLFFDEFLTSFINEDDFVLIKSLGVNVLRLPFGYWHFENDQEPGKYIQNGFKHLDRVIALCRKYGIYAILDLHSSPGGQNPDSHGGSETGVSGFWEDALARERVIKLWGYIAKKYKDEPIIAGYDVLNEPSFVSNISAFNDFYRKVIQEIRNVDMNHIIFLEGDDWAKDFSIFDSLGGYQQAISFHFYPGQHVFMSTEAEERKAQLEEKISYFTKLREETGMALWAGETGGHFPKDKLLEGIKLVKDCLDIFEKHGISWTLWSYKDAGAMGMVYPKDDTKWMSMANDFRHQWQLKGRSNPTIAKEIFEMVEGKFSYTIHEKIKEPLAFRLYSFLNELHIHMLVKPKLQSIPWEEMKEYPKSFLLENCDGWEELAELVKSYTLYKYSEG